Within the Paenibacillus sp. AN1007 genome, the region TTCATCTTCGGAATAAACTTTTTCGCGGTAGCAATAATATCCTTGGCTATTACTTTGCCTTCCAGGTTGGCGCTGTCCCACTGCATGATTTGCGGCGGCACAAAGCCGATCACACCCACTTTAATGGTATGCTCCTTACCATTTTCATCCGTAACTTTCTTGTCCAAAATTTTGTATGGGGTAAAATAGTTTTTGTCGTTTGTTTCATCTTGATCACCATCGTCCACATAGACATTGGCATTAATATAAGGGAAGTTAGCTCCCTCCAGCGTCATGTCAAGGAAATCGAGACCATAGTTGAATTCATGGTTACCGATGTTGCCTGCATCATAGTCAAGCAGATTCATCGCTTTATATACAGGGTGAGTTTCACCCTTTTTCAGAGGATCGATCTTCGCTACATAGTCTCCCATCGGGTTGCCCTGAATCAAGTCACCGTTGTCGAACAACAAGCTGTTTTTCGCTTCTTCACGAGCTTTCTTGATCAGCGAAGCTGTTTTGGCCAGACCATATTGATCTGTCTCTTTGTCCGAATAATAGTCGTAATTGATCAGGTTGTCATGAATGTCTGTTGTCTCCATGATCCGCAATTTGACTTTGGCCGCATCTGCAGCCGATACAGGTACCGGAAATACCGCAAGCACGTTTAACGCAACGAAAGCGGCAGTCAGGCTTGATAACACTTTTTTGCTTTTCTTCAAAATAACCCCTCCCGGTTATGTACATCGAATCATGCCATATTCGCAAACAACAAGCACAGAAAATAATAGATTTCATGGGTTGTGCGTGCTGATAATCCAATGAAGATTCATTAATGGACATCAGGTTAGTTTATCTCACATGAACACCTATTCATATCTGTGCGCGTCATTTACATCCAAATCATAACGTAATGTTAAACCGTTGAAAAGCATTAATTTTTACGTTATCCGCACATACCTGGTCAGAATTACATTTTCATGCGTAAATTCGACAATTTCCGCAGTATTTTAGGAAATAATTAGGGTTATTTTATTTAAATTACGTATATTACATCACCATTACACCCAGCTGATCTAAGCTGCATTGATCCGATATCACCAAAAAAACCGTGAAGCCTTGAGAAGGCATTCACGGTTATTATAGGGCAGCAGGCTTCGTCATCTGACAACGGAGCTCCGCAAAGAAACTGCTGAAATAATGTCAGAATGAATCACTGTTCCCATACATGATGTTCATGGTCTTTGCCAGTATATTCAATTCTGGAAGGTGTAATATCCAAAATGACATAGTTAGGGTCATTAGGTCCATCGAACCATGCCTTTAACTCATCATTCCATACCTGCTCACGCAGACCCTCATTTTTGGTTACTTCACATGTACCCTCGATCTCAACCACTTCCTTGGAGCCTCCAGCTTCGTAACCGAGCAGCAGGCTGACATTCGGATTTTTCTCCAGTTCTTCTACCTTATGCGTACGGCGGTTGGTAGCCAGATGAATGTTCAGTCCATCATTGAAAAGAGCCATATAACGAGACTTCGGCTTGCCATTCTCTACGGTTGAAAAGCTGCAAAACGGGTTATTTTCCAAAGCTTTCACAATGTTTTGTTCCAATTCGTTCTGGTTCATGGGAGTTGCTCCTTTCAGGTTGGGGAGTGTTTGACAAATTGTGCAGAAACGTTACGTAAACGGATCGTTCTTCCGATCGCTGTTATCCCCGGATTTATTATTGAATAGCTGTTTAATGGGAAATAATCCGGTGATAAAAGCGAGCGCTTCGCTTCTTCAGAATCGATTCGGTTCTCTCCACTAAGCACAATTCCTCAAACTTAGAGTTACATTTAAAATTTGGAGACAACGAGCGACTTCCTTGCTCTTCAGAAGCGATCTTGTCCCCTTCACTAGTGCTGCTGATCTTCCAGTGGTAAAAGCAGCTAAAAGCCAGAAAGCTTTTAAAGCCTTTCTTGGATTATTAGTAAAAATCTCTGTCCTTTACATTGAACATAGATCTCCTAATACGCGGTACAGTTGTGCCTACTAATTAAGAACAGATGCCTGATTAGTGTGCAAATGCCTGTACTTATAGTGTACCCGCCTCACCTATGTTGAATCCCCAAACCCAGAACGTATACGTGACAATTTTAGAAAAGTTATGCCTAATTCAGGTCGCCAAGGTAGATACGCTGCTTTCCTTTATTTAAAAGCAATTCACCGATCGTTTTGGGATACAGACGAATTTGGTCCAGTTTCTCAAGCGCAATCCACTCCACGGCCACCTGATGATCATCCGGGTTAGAACCTTCAAAGACAGAAGCCTCCCGGTCAACAAGACTGCATGCAAAATAAAATTCGACCTGATGGATATCAGCATCCCACTCGGCAAACTCATGATTGGCTCCGATGTACTCACGAATATGTAAAAGCTCACCTACCTGCACAGCCTGTCCAATCTCCTCCAGGCACTCCCGTGCAGCAGCATCTTTCAACTCCTCGCCTTTTTCCTGTCCGCCGCCAGGGAAAACATAAGCATCACCGTACTGGTCTTCCAGACGAATCAGTAACAAACGCCCCTCCTGAACAATGACCGCTTTGGCCGAATTCCGTATGGGTTTCATGGTATGATATGTCCTCCATTCTCCATCCATATTAACTTATTTTTCGTGAAAGGCAGTCATGACTATTCCCTCCGCTTCGAGAAGCAGGCGGATCTCCCGAGCGAATGTCAAAGCTTGTCTGCCATCGCCATGGATACAGAGCGTATCTGCAGTAATCGGAACCTCACTACCCGACGTAGAGACGACTACTCCATCCACAACCATTCGCAATACCTGAGCCAGCGCTTTTTCCGGCTGTTCTATCAGTGCGCCTTCATGACTGCGGGGTGTTAACTGGCCCTCCGAACTATACGTGCGATCTGCAAATACTTCATTCACTCCCCGCACACCAATTCGTTCGGCTGCTCTGATCAACTCACTACCAGCCAGACCATACAGGTATGCCTCCGGACGTACTTGATAGACCGCTTCGGCAATCGCCTCGGCAAGTTTGGCATCGGCTGCCGCCATATTGTACAGCGCTCCGTGCGGTTTAACATGATGCAGCTGTCCTCCACCTGCCCGGACAAAAGCATCCAATGCACCAATCTGATATACGACCATGTCATAAGCTTCTCTAGGCGTGATATCCATCATTCTTCGTCCAAATCCCTGCAAATCAGGAAGCCCGGGATGTGCGCCAACCGCGACGCTATGAGCTATTGCCCGCTCAACCGTCAGGCGCATGACAGCAGGATCACCGGCATGGAACCCGCAGGCGATATTGGCTGAGGTCACCAAAGGCAGGATGGCCTCATCAGACTCCATTAGAATCCGGTGAGCCCCATAGCTTTCACCGAGATCACAATTGATATCCAGTGTAAGTGATCTATCCATTATACCGCCTCCCATGCAGCCATTTTTCTCCGAATCATCTGATCCATCAGCTGCAGCTCTTTCTCCCGCTTCACGTACAGATTTCGCGCTTCTTCTTTCGTAATCGGTGCAAAAGAAAACCGTGTTCCCGGCTTGGCTTGAGCCAGAATCGGCAGATCTACCGCAGCTGTCTGTGCAATTACAGGATACCCTCCAATGGTCTGATGATCTGCCATTAACACAATAGGCTGTCCATCTGTCGGTACCTGCACGGTGCCATAAGAGACTGCTTCGGATAAACGCTGCAGCGGCTGAGCCAATTCCAGCTTTGCGCCCTGCACTCGGTACCCCATGCGATCCGATTGAGGTAAGACCACGTAATCGCCGGCATAAAACTGCTTCAGGCTATCCGCCTCAAAGTACGAACTGTCTTGACCCGGCATCACCCGAATAACAGGTCTTCCGTCATAGCCGGGCCCATTCCGCTCCGACAATCGCCATGATGGAGCTGCCATAGATTCGTTCTCGCCTGCATGCATCGCCATAACACGTATCCATTGCTGTACTTCATCCGAGATCATGCCTGCAGTTAGCACATCGGATGTACGCAGCGCCCTTCCATGCATACCGCCAATCCCCGTTTTGAGGTCCGTGCTTCGACTGCCCATCACTTCAGGTACATCAATTCCGCCAGCCAGTGCCATATATGCACGCATGCCATGCCGGCATACTCCAAATTTCAATATACTTCCGGCTCTCAGCAGCACGGGACGCCACAAAGGCACGCGCTGCCGATCTACCGCAGCACTCAGATCGGCACCACAGAGCGAAATCAATTGATCCTTCTGAAATCGAAGCTCGGGTCCTGCCATCGTAATTTCAATTACCGCTTCACGCCGTGAATTGCCGACAAGTATATTCGCCGCTCTGGCCGCAAACGAATCCATAACGCCACCCACCGACACACCATAACGGCGAAACCCCATTCTGCCTTCATCCTGGACGGTGGTCAACAAGCCGGGACGAATGATCTCCACACCCATCATTCAACCTCCCTCCTTGCCATTTCCACATATTCCTGCATCGTAATCGGTTGAAAACGAACCACATCCCCAGCTTTAAGCAGACTCGGCGAGTTCAGTTCCGGACGGAACAAGCGGACTGGCGTGCGGCCGATACACTGCCATCCTCCTGGCGTTGCTATCGGATAAATTCCCGTCTGCGAACCGCCAATGCCTACCGTTCCTGCCTCTACCCGAAGCCGTGGCGTTCCCCTTCTTGGTGTGGCAATTCGCTCCGGTAACCCTCCCAGATAAGGAAAACCCGGAGCAAATCCAATCATATGTACGAGGTAATCCACAGATGAATGGATCGCAACAACTTCCTCTGTCGTTAAATCATGTTCCGCAGCTACATGTGCTATGTCCGGCCCGAACTCTCCGCCATAACATACCGGAATGGTCATGATTCTGGGGGATGCCGGTTTTCCTTTCGGTTTCGTATCCTTGGATTTACCCGGCTTACCGCATTCATGCGGGTTATCTAAGTGATCTCTTTCCTTCAGGCTGCTCAGCCGCTGCAGCAGTATACTGCTGATCTCGTCATATGACAACAAAAGCGGATCGTAAAATAATGTGACTGACAGATAGGATGGCACCCACTCTACTGCAGCTGTCACAGCACCCTTTTCCAGCAAAACACATACCGACATTACCCTCTGATGCACTTCTTCCGAGAGTACACTGCCGCAGCGGATCACGATCCCATGCTCCCCGAGTGGAGACAACATTTCCTCCGTCCAGTTGTAGGTGGTTGCGGCCATGCCCATCTCTCCCTTTGAGCTTTGTTACCTTGCTGATTGAATTGGTTATTATTCCATGTATCCCTCTGCACTTCTCTTATACCTTTCTTATACTTCTCCGCCTACCAATGCTTTTAACAGCAGCGAACGAACTACCGGAAACGGCTCACCCTCTTTATTACGTACAGCAAAATAAAGAGACTGCATAAACATTCTGATATTCACACTCATGTGACTGTTTTCCTGCAGCGTCATACCATCCCTGACGTCTTCGCTCCTCGCTGTCTGAAGCTGGGCAACCCAGGCTTCAAGTGCTGCCTGTTCCAGCAGGTTACGATTCAGAATAGCCACGGCTGCCTGGGCCATACGCTGATCTTCATCATAGATGTACGCTCTGCCGGACTCCATAACTTTTATGGAGAGTGCATGGAGCAGCGCCTGCAAATCAGTCTGTTCAAGATACGTTGACTGTGCCAGATCCTCCGCAGCGTCGGCAGCATGAGCCGAAGCGTGTGCCCACCCTTTGTCCTCTACATAGCCGCGAACATCCTTTTCCTCTCTCAGATAAGTAATCAATCGCTGCTGAATCCATGCCGCATCTTCTCTTTGCAGGAAAGACCGCTGACGGTCCATACTCAAGATGGGCGGCAGGATCAGCACAGAAAACGTTCGAGTAAATACACTGTCTGTTTCCTGTTCTCCGATTCTGTAGAAGAGATGTTCATCATCCAGTGCCAGCTGCATCAAAGCCTTAAGCTGATCATCCGCAAAGACGTTCTGACCAATCCATGTGGCGAGCGTAATATAGATAAGCTCATCCCGGAGGACAGGGTCCGGGTTACCGATATGCTTCATCATATGCAGCGCGAGTTCATAGGGCTGTTCGACCTGATCTGCAGCATGGTTCACAGTTTGGATCTGCTGCAGCTTCTGTTTTAACGTGATTGCGTCCATTTACAACGATCCTTTCCCCTGTGCCAGATGTGTACTGCAGTTGTACAGCTCACACTGCCACACCTGATCTTGATGTATCATCCGTGTAATGGATGTGTTCCCCAATTTCACGCGAATATCCAGCTCCGGCACCAGTGTTCGCAGCGTA harbors:
- a CDS encoding pyridoxamine 5'-phosphate oxidase family protein, encoding MNQNELEQNIVKALENNPFCSFSTVENGKPKSRYMALFNDGLNIHLATNRRTHKVEELEKNPNVSLLLGYEAGGSKEVVEIEGTCEVTKNEGLREQVWNDELKAWFDGPNDPNYVILDITPSRIEYTGKDHEHHVWEQ
- a CDS encoding NUDIX domain-containing protein, whose translation is MKPIRNSAKAVIVQEGRLLLIRLEDQYGDAYVFPGGGQEKGEELKDAAARECLEEIGQAVQVGELLHIREYIGANHEFAEWDADIHQVEFYFACSLVDREASVFEGSNPDDHQVAVEWIALEKLDQIRLYPKTIGELLLNKGKQRIYLGDLN
- a CDS encoding 5-oxoprolinase subunit PxpA, with product MDRSLTLDINCDLGESYGAHRILMESDEAILPLVTSANIACGFHAGDPAVMRLTVERAIAHSVAVGAHPGLPDLQGFGRRMMDITPREAYDMVVYQIGALDAFVRAGGGQLHHVKPHGALYNMAAADAKLAEAIAEAVYQVRPEAYLYGLAGSELIRAAERIGVRGVNEVFADRTYSSEGQLTPRSHEGALIEQPEKALAQVLRMVVDGVVVSTSGSEVPITADTLCIHGDGRQALTFAREIRLLLEAEGIVMTAFHEK
- a CDS encoding biotin-dependent carboxyltransferase family protein, translated to MMGVEIIRPGLLTTVQDEGRMGFRRYGVSVGGVMDSFAARAANILVGNSRREAVIEITMAGPELRFQKDQLISLCGADLSAAVDRQRVPLWRPVLLRAGSILKFGVCRHGMRAYMALAGGIDVPEVMGSRSTDLKTGIGGMHGRALRTSDVLTAGMISDEVQQWIRVMAMHAGENESMAAPSWRLSERNGPGYDGRPVIRVMPGQDSSYFEADSLKQFYAGDYVVLPQSDRMGYRVQGAKLELAQPLQRLSEAVSYGTVQVPTDGQPIVLMADHQTIGGYPVIAQTAAVDLPILAQAKPGTRFSFAPITKEEARNLYVKREKELQLMDQMIRRKMAAWEAV
- the pxpB gene encoding 5-oxoprolinase subunit PxpB encodes the protein MAATTYNWTEEMLSPLGEHGIVIRCGSVLSEEVHQRVMSVCVLLEKGAVTAAVEWVPSYLSVTLFYDPLLLSYDEISSILLQRLSSLKERDHLDNPHECGKPGKSKDTKPKGKPASPRIMTIPVCYGGEFGPDIAHVAAEHDLTTEEVVAIHSSVDYLVHMIGFAPGFPYLGGLPERIATPRRGTPRLRVEAGTVGIGGSQTGIYPIATPGGWQCIGRTPVRLFRPELNSPSLLKAGDVVRFQPITMQEYVEMARREVE
- a CDS encoding DUF2785 domain-containing protein, translating into MDAITLKQKLQQIQTVNHAADQVEQPYELALHMMKHIGNPDPVLRDELIYITLATWIGQNVFADDQLKALMQLALDDEHLFYRIGEQETDSVFTRTFSVLILPPILSMDRQRSFLQREDAAWIQQRLITYLREEKDVRGYVEDKGWAHASAHAADAAEDLAQSTYLEQTDLQALLHALSIKVMESGRAYIYDEDQRMAQAAVAILNRNLLEQAALEAWVAQLQTARSEDVRDGMTLQENSHMSVNIRMFMQSLYFAVRNKEGEPFPVVRSLLLKALVGGEV